A genomic window from Flavobacterium hankyongi includes:
- the lysS gene encoding lysine--tRNA ligase, producing MQLSEQEIIRRDKLNALRELGINPYPANLYPVDHTSKKAKENFEEGKKVVVAGRIMSMRDQGKACFAELQDSEGRIQLYLNRDVICPGDDKTLYNQVFRKLTDLGDFIGVEGELFTTQVGAKCVRVSNFTFLSKTLRPLPLPKTDEEGKVFDAFVDPELRYRMRYVDLVVNPQVKEVFMKRTKLFTAMRTFFNEAGYMEVETPVLQSIPGGAAARPFITHHNSLDIPLYMRIANELYLKRLIVGGFDGVYEFSKNFRNEGMDRTHNPEFTAMEIYVAYKDYNWMMTMTENLLEYCALQVNGTTEATFGEHKVDFKAPYARVTMTDAIKQFTGFDITGKTEAELFEAAKSMGIEVNETMGKGKLIDEIFGEKCEGNFIQPTFITDYPKEMSPLCKSHRDNPELTERFELMVCGKEIANAYSELNDPIDQRERFEAQMALAAKGDDEANGIIDEDFLRALEYGMPPTSGLGIGMDRLIMFLTNNASIQEVLFFPQMRPEKKGPELTEDEKFIIDLLKAENNQSLATLKEKSALSGKKWDAAMKGLSKHGLTKVVVDGDNKTVVLN from the coding sequence ATGCAACTTTCGGAACAAGAAATCATTAGAAGAGACAAGCTGAACGCTTTGCGTGAACTGGGCATTAACCCTTATCCTGCCAACTTATATCCTGTTGACCATACATCAAAAAAGGCGAAGGAAAACTTCGAAGAAGGCAAGAAGGTGGTTGTAGCTGGACGTATCATGAGTATGCGCGATCAAGGGAAAGCTTGTTTTGCCGAATTGCAAGATAGTGAAGGAAGAATTCAGTTATACTTAAATAGAGATGTTATCTGTCCAGGCGATGACAAAACATTATACAATCAGGTTTTTAGAAAACTAACAGACCTTGGGGACTTCATAGGTGTTGAAGGCGAATTATTCACTACTCAAGTAGGAGCAAAATGTGTACGTGTATCAAATTTTACTTTTTTAAGCAAAACATTACGTCCATTACCTTTACCAAAAACTGATGAAGAAGGTAAAGTATTTGATGCTTTCGTGGATCCAGAGCTACGTTACCGTATGCGTTACGTAGATTTAGTGGTAAATCCTCAGGTGAAAGAAGTTTTCATGAAGAGAACCAAATTGTTCACCGCTATGCGTACGTTTTTTAACGAAGCAGGTTATATGGAGGTAGAAACTCCGGTTTTACAATCGATTCCAGGTGGTGCAGCGGCTCGCCCGTTTATCACGCATCATAATAGCTTAGACATTCCATTGTACATGAGAATCGCGAACGAATTATATCTAAAAAGATTAATCGTAGGTGGTTTTGACGGAGTTTACGAATTTTCGAAAAATTTCCGTAACGAAGGAATGGACAGAACCCACAATCCAGAATTTACCGCTATGGAAATTTATGTAGCCTACAAAGACTACAACTGGATGATGACTATGACCGAAAATTTACTAGAATATTGTGCATTACAGGTTAATGGTACTACTGAAGCTACTTTTGGAGAACACAAAGTTGACTTTAAAGCACCATATGCTCGTGTAACTATGACTGACGCTATCAAACAATTCACAGGTTTTGATATTACTGGAAAAACCGAAGCAGAATTATTTGAAGCGGCAAAATCAATGGGAATTGAGGTTAACGAAACCATGGGTAAAGGAAAATTGATTGATGAAATTTTTGGTGAGAAATGTGAAGGAAACTTCATCCAGCCAACCTTCATTACCGATTATCCAAAAGAAATGTCTCCATTGTGTAAATCACACCGTGACAACCCAGAATTAACAGAACGTTTTGAATTGATGGTTTGTGGAAAAGAAATTGCCAATGCTTATTCAGAATTAAATGATCCAATAGATCAAAGAGAACGTTTTGAAGCACAGATGGCTTTAGCAGCTAAAGGAGATGACGAAGCTAACGGAATTATTGACGAAGATTTCTTACGTGCTTTAGAATATGGTATGCCTCCAACCTCAGGTTTAGGAATTGGAATGGACAGATTAATCATGTTTTTAACCAACAATGCTTCTATTCAAGAAGTATTATTCTTCCCGCAAATGCGTCCGGAGAAAAAAGGACCAGAATTAACCGAAGATGAAAAATTTATTATCGATTTGTTAAAAGCTGAGAACAATCAATCCCTTGCTACACTAAAAGAAAAATCAGCTTTAAGTGGTAAAAAATGGGATGCAGCCATGAAAGGATTAAGCAAACATGGCTTAACAAAAGTGGTTGTGGATGGTGATAATAAAACAGTGGTTTTGAATTAA
- a CDS encoding group III truncated hemoglobin — translation MKTDIKNRNDIIKLVDAFYKKVKIDAVIGYIFTDVAHVNWEVHLPKMYDFWENILFYKGNYNGNPMVVHKELHKKSPMNTKHFQHWNKLFNTTVDELFVGEKADLIKERAFNISVAMMQKSLEA, via the coding sequence ATGAAAACAGATATTAAAAACCGCAACGATATTATCAAGCTAGTGGATGCTTTTTATAAAAAAGTGAAAATAGATGCGGTTATAGGTTATATTTTTACCGATGTTGCCCATGTAAATTGGGAGGTTCATCTGCCTAAAATGTATGATTTTTGGGAAAATATATTGTTTTACAAAGGTAACTATAACGGGAATCCAATGGTCGTTCATAAAGAACTTCACAAAAAAAGCCCGATGAACACCAAACATTTTCAACATTGGAATAAACTTTTTAATACTACTGTTGATGAGTTGTTCGTAGGGGAAAAAGCCGATTTAATAAAAGAAAGAGCTTTTAACATATCAGTAGCCATGATGCAAAAATCATTAGAAGCATAA
- a CDS encoding TonB-dependent receptor encodes MKKIFLALMVLGQMSYGQNKKTDSLCVKLLDDVVITSNRTLTRKTETPVSITKLSEKQISETKAAAVYEIVNKTPGVLMTNLGNEQHMMAIRQPMTTNSYYLYLEDGLPIRPMGVFNHNALLEINQFNLQNIEVVKGPVSSLYGPEAVGGAVNLISKKPSDRNQIKIGYQADQWGYHRFQTMASGTVGKFGFHMAGLTSLQRNSWMTFSDYDKNNINARLDYTFSANDKIVATVFYGKYYSDMSGTVNENDFNNRSYKSQTDFTYRKSDALRTKLMYEHCWGQDKATSVTAFLRDNKLGQNPSYAIKWKPGESTATGEINSNNFKSYGLLVQHNQKFDFLNTTLVAGGLFDRSPIDYWAYQIDLKANLNPGGQTVNYYELLAERPDIKLSEYNGTIYNYAGFTQVSVKPIEKLVVTVGGRFDQMNIDYNNTLANSSGKKDFGQFTFKAGTNYNPFKTAGFYANYAQGFAPPGVTSIFRLKPGTGGTTGVPAEFYYNLKEATFNNYEVGGWLSFFDRKWNFEYALYYMDGENELLNIRQPDNSFDYRSAGKTRHKGVEFAVNYKPSQQFNLRVGGTAAQHTFIDFEISEKASDPVKNLNGKEMPSAPKWVGNSEVSYYPKWLPNFRIAAEWQYVSSWYQDQVNMVKYEGYNVFNGRVAYKIKGIEAYLNVMNFTNKLYAYNVTRGNTSTSQPTYTAAAPRTFVFGLQYDLTL; translated from the coding sequence ATGAAAAAAATATTCCTTGCCTTAATGGTGTTAGGGCAAATGTCCTATGGACAAAACAAAAAAACAGATTCGTTATGTGTCAAATTGCTGGATGATGTAGTAATTACTTCCAATCGTACTTTGACCCGAAAAACAGAAACTCCGGTCTCTATTACCAAGCTTTCTGAGAAGCAAATTAGCGAAACCAAAGCAGCTGCAGTTTATGAGATTGTGAATAAAACACCTGGAGTTTTAATGACCAATTTAGGAAACGAGCAGCACATGATGGCTATTCGCCAACCCATGACAACCAACTCGTATTATTTGTATTTGGAAGACGGATTGCCTATCCGCCCGATGGGGGTTTTTAACCACAATGCCCTGTTGGAAATCAACCAGTTTAATTTACAAAATATTGAAGTGGTTAAAGGACCGGTTTCTTCTTTATACGGACCCGAAGCAGTGGGTGGTGCCGTGAATTTAATTTCTAAAAAACCTTCTGATAGAAATCAAATCAAGATAGGATATCAAGCAGATCAGTGGGGATATCATCGTTTTCAAACGATGGCTTCGGGAACTGTCGGGAAATTTGGTTTTCATATGGCTGGTTTGACGTCTCTTCAGCGAAATTCATGGATGACTTTTTCCGATTATGATAAAAATAATATTAATGCCCGATTGGATTATACTTTTTCTGCGAATGATAAAATTGTCGCGACAGTTTTTTACGGGAAGTATTATTCGGACATGTCTGGTACTGTAAATGAAAACGATTTTAACAATAGATCTTATAAAAGTCAGACGGATTTCACTTACCGTAAGTCGGATGCGCTTAGAACCAAATTAATGTATGAGCATTGTTGGGGACAAGATAAGGCCACCTCGGTTACTGCTTTTTTGCGTGATAATAAATTGGGTCAAAATCCTTCTTATGCTATTAAATGGAAACCTGGTGAAAGCACTGCTACGGGAGAAATTAATTCGAATAACTTCAAAAGTTACGGCTTACTGGTACAGCACAATCAGAAATTCGATTTTTTAAATACTACTCTTGTAGCAGGCGGTTTGTTTGATCGTTCTCCCATTGATTATTGGGCGTATCAAATTGATTTGAAAGCGAATTTAAATCCTGGGGGACAAACGGTTAATTACTATGAACTACTGGCAGAAAGACCCGATATCAAATTATCGGAATATAATGGGACTATTTATAATTATGCAGGTTTTACCCAAGTGAGTGTGAAGCCTATAGAAAAGCTGGTTGTGACTGTGGGCGGACGATTTGATCAAATGAATATTGATTATAATAATACTTTGGCTAATTCGTCGGGTAAAAAAGATTTCGGTCAATTTACATTTAAAGCAGGTACTAATTATAATCCGTTTAAAACTGCAGGTTTTTATGCTAATTATGCACAAGGTTTCGCGCCGCCAGGAGTAACGTCTATTTTTCGATTAAAACCGGGAACTGGAGGGACAACAGGAGTTCCAGCCGAATTTTATTACAATCTTAAAGAGGCAACGTTTAACAATTATGAAGTGGGTGGATGGTTGTCCTTTTTTGATAGAAAATGGAATTTTGAATATGCTCTATATTACATGGATGGTGAAAATGAACTGTTGAACATCCGTCAGCCAGACAATTCTTTTGATTATCGTTCGGCGGGAAAAACGCGTCACAAAGGAGTTGAATTTGCGGTCAATTATAAACCGTCTCAACAATTTAATCTAAGAGTAGGAGGAACGGCTGCACAACATACTTTTATTGATTTTGAAATCTCCGAAAAGGCTAGCGATCCTGTTAAAAATTTAAACGGAAAAGAAATGCCTTCTGCTCCCAAATGGGTAGGTAATTCAGAAGTGAGTTACTATCCCAAATGGCTTCCTAATTTTAGAATTGCTGCCGAGTGGCAATATGTTTCCAGTTGGTATCAAGATCAGGTAAATATGGTGAAATATGAGGGTTATAATGTTTTTAATGGTAGGGTGGCTTACAAGATAAAAGGAATTGAAGCTTATTTGAATGTGATGAATTTTACCAATAAACTGTATGCCTATAACGTGACTCGAGGAAATACAAGTACTTCGCAACCTACTTACACAGCCGCAGCACCGAGAACTTTCGTTTTTGGGTTACAATATGATTTGACATTATGA
- a CDS encoding Crp/Fnr family transcriptional regulator — MQIDIDILFTWGAVAKKYKKNEVIFCESESALFYYQVIEGTVRMYNANEEGKEFTQGYFSIGQSFGEPPLFTDCKYPSTAICIQDCTILKLSKDKFLKILDDYPYLQKEFLKLMCLRILSKSNTTKDIVNQKPEHRIVSFLNSVKSEKNCTEKLIIPFTRQEIANFTGLRVETVIRSCSKLKEEKIIDIIDHKIYY; from the coding sequence ATGCAAATAGATATTGATATCTTATTTACTTGGGGTGCTGTAGCCAAAAAATACAAAAAAAACGAAGTTATTTTTTGTGAGAGTGAAAGTGCTCTTTTTTACTATCAAGTAATTGAAGGAACTGTTCGAATGTATAATGCTAACGAGGAGGGCAAAGAATTCACCCAGGGGTATTTTTCTATTGGTCAGAGTTTTGGAGAGCCTCCATTGTTTACCGATTGTAAATATCCTTCTACAGCGATTTGTATCCAGGATTGTACTATTTTAAAACTTTCAAAAGATAAGTTTTTAAAAATTCTGGACGATTATCCTTATTTACAAAAAGAGTTTTTAAAACTCATGTGCTTGAGGATTTTATCCAAATCAAATACTACAAAAGACATTGTCAATCAGAAACCGGAACATCGCATTGTGTCTTTTTTAAATTCGGTAAAGTCTGAAAAAAATTGCACAGAAAAATTAATCATTCCTTTTACACGACAAGAAATTGCCAATTTCACTGGTTTACGGGTAGAAACAGTTATAAGATCTTGTAGCAAACTAAAAGAAGAAAAAATAATTGATATCATAGACCATAAAATTTATTATTGA
- a CDS encoding PepSY domain-containing protein — MKKEKSLLEKIEKKTKQRVYKWHRFFAMITLVPVVLWCLSGIMHPFMAHFFKPEIKKEFVEPKVVDSVKVTFSIQEILKVNKIDTFKNFRLVEMDGNWFYQVKWSNEKIDYFDASTTKKINNGDVIYAHWLARYFLDDHQSKIVKTTLLTQFDSQYKYINRYLPVYKVVFDRPDKMQVYVETGSSKLATFNPVSRQAFIWFFDTFHNWSFLDAIATNSVRIVILTVLLGIILLSAISGLLIYGFFWKQFKKIQPNHTNNKRISHRKYGLAFSIFCIGFAFSGVYHLTKKWNPVPLQEMVYQPDLKMDKIKLSNQNIAVDQKKLLNISLIQFQDSVYYRCELKADETEHAPLAEEKWKKKVAPVADVVYINAATNVLDKEMDFKYAKFLANYFDGGNSTASCCESDSFSEEKKCSIKAAPLLETKVLTEFDNREYGFVNKRLPVVKLAYDTPEETTYFVATDASRIAAVVKNSDRAEGYSFAFFHKFLWMDWAGKTIRDLVMTLAAIGLFISAILGMRLLFKK, encoded by the coding sequence ATGAAAAAAGAAAAATCACTTTTAGAAAAAATAGAAAAAAAGACAAAACAAAGAGTGTATAAATGGCATAGATTCTTCGCCATGATAACGCTTGTGCCAGTTGTTTTATGGTGCTTGTCTGGAATTATGCATCCTTTTATGGCGCATTTTTTTAAACCGGAAATCAAAAAGGAATTTGTAGAGCCTAAAGTTGTCGATTCGGTCAAAGTTACCTTTTCCATTCAGGAGATTTTAAAAGTTAATAAAATAGATACTTTTAAAAATTTCCGATTGGTAGAAATGGATGGAAATTGGTTTTATCAAGTTAAATGGAGCAATGAAAAGATAGATTATTTTGATGCCTCAACCACCAAAAAAATAAATAACGGCGATGTCATCTATGCGCATTGGTTAGCGCGTTATTTTCTAGACGATCATCAAAGTAAAATTGTAAAAACCACTTTGTTGACTCAATTTGATTCACAATACAAATACATAAACCGTTATTTGCCGGTTTATAAAGTAGTATTTGACCGTCCAGACAAAATGCAGGTTTATGTAGAAACGGGTTCAAGTAAACTAGCGACTTTCAATCCGGTATCTAGACAAGCTTTTATTTGGTTTTTTGATACGTTTCACAATTGGTCTTTTTTAGATGCCATTGCTACTAATTCGGTACGGATTGTGATTCTGACGGTTTTGTTAGGAATTATTTTGCTGTCGGCCATTTCGGGATTACTCATTTATGGTTTTTTCTGGAAACAATTTAAAAAAATACAACCGAATCATACAAACAACAAAAGAATAAGTCACCGTAAATATGGCTTGGCTTTTTCAATCTTTTGTATTGGTTTTGCTTTTAGTGGAGTCTATCATTTAACCAAAAAATGGAATCCTGTACCGCTTCAGGAAATGGTCTATCAACCGGATTTAAAAATGGATAAAATTAAATTGTCCAATCAAAATATAGCGGTTGACCAAAAGAAACTCTTAAATATAAGTTTGATTCAATTTCAGGATTCCGTGTATTATCGATGTGAATTGAAGGCCGATGAAACAGAACATGCTCCTTTAGCAGAAGAGAAATGGAAAAAGAAAGTGGCTCCAGTTGCGGATGTTGTGTATATAAATGCTGCAACAAATGTTTTGGACAAAGAGATGGATTTTAAGTATGCCAAATTTTTAGCCAATTATTTTGATGGAGGTAATTCTACTGCTTCATGCTGTGAATCTGATTCATTTTCAGAAGAAAAAAAATGTAGTATCAAAGCAGCTCCATTGCTCGAAACAAAAGTATTGACTGAGTTTGATAATCGGGAATACGGTTTTGTCAATAAACGTTTACCGGTTGTTAAATTAGCGTATGATACTCCTGAAGAAACAACTTATTTTGTAGCGACAGATGCTTCACGAATTGCGGCTGTTGTGAAAAACTCAGATAGAGCAGAAGGGTATAGCTTTGCCTTTTTTCATAAATTTTTGTGGATGGATTGGGCAGGAAAAACCATTAGAGATTTAGTCATGACTTTAGCAGCTATCGGATTGTTTATATCCGCGATATTGGGTATGCGATTGTTATTTAAGAAATAA
- a CDS encoding ABC transporter ATP-binding protein, which yields MIEIKQLNKKFGKQEVLKAINLTCNKGECIALIGPNGCGKTTLIKSVLGMVIPDKGEILFDSQSVAGQFLYRDKIGYMPQIGRYPDYMTIGQIIEMIKKVRNHDASLDTDLIEQFGLEKMFDKPMRTLSGGTTQKVSAVLAFLFNPDVLILDEPTAGLDPLASEVLKQKIIKEKQKGKLILITSHLLSELDDLITEIIFMQDGELIFHKKIEELKEETKEHKISNAIAKILKTNSNEQTN from the coding sequence ATGATAGAAATTAAGCAATTAAATAAAAAATTCGGGAAACAAGAAGTTTTAAAAGCAATCAATTTAACCTGTAACAAAGGGGAATGTATCGCTTTAATTGGTCCAAACGGATGTGGTAAGACCACTTTAATAAAATCGGTTTTAGGAATGGTGATACCAGACAAAGGAGAGATTTTGTTTGATAGTCAGTCGGTTGCTGGGCAGTTTTTATATCGGGATAAAATTGGTTATATGCCGCAAATAGGGCGCTATCCTGATTATATGACCATTGGACAGATTATCGAAATGATTAAAAAAGTAAGAAACCATGACGCTTCTTTGGATACCGATTTGATTGAACAATTTGGATTGGAGAAAATGTTCGATAAACCCATGCGGACTTTGTCAGGAGGTACTACTCAAAAAGTAAGTGCGGTTTTGGCTTTTTTGTTCAATCCTGATGTGTTGATTTTGGACGAGCCAACAGCAGGACTCGATCCTCTTGCTTCGGAAGTTTTAAAGCAAAAAATTATAAAAGAAAAACAAAAAGGCAAACTGATTTTAATTACCTCGCACTTATTAAGCGAATTGGATGATTTAATCACCGAAATAATTTTTATGCAGGATGGAGAACTCATATTCCATAAAAAAATTGAAGAGTTGAAAGAAGAAACAAAAGAGCATAAAATCTCTAATGCAATAGCTAAAATTTTAAAAACAAACAGTAATGAACAAACTAATTAA
- a CDS encoding fasciclin domain-containing protein, whose amino-acid sequence MKRFFPIVLLSGLLLVTTNCKKNEEGSSDSSSSTITETAGQSGVVDDTSSPNIVQTAIGSKDHSTLVTAVKAADLVDALSNAGPFTVFAPTNAAFEKLPAGNVEGLLKPEKKEDLKNILGYHTYVGSLKTDYMQDGQEFDMVFGGKVKITKKGDKTFVNGSEITGSIETSNGIIHVINDVLLPK is encoded by the coding sequence ATGAAACGATTTTTTCCCATTGTGTTACTATCCGGGTTGTTATTAGTAACCACCAACTGCAAAAAAAATGAAGAAGGCTCTAGCGATTCCTCTTCAAGCACGATTACAGAAACAGCTGGTCAGTCTGGAGTGGTTGACGATACCTCATCACCCAATATTGTACAAACAGCTATTGGAAGTAAAGACCATTCTACACTGGTAACAGCAGTAAAAGCAGCCGATTTAGTGGATGCTCTCAGCAACGCTGGTCCTTTTACCGTTTTTGCACCAACCAATGCCGCTTTTGAAAAATTGCCTGCTGGTAACGTTGAAGGCTTATTAAAACCAGAAAAAAAAGAGGATCTGAAAAACATTTTAGGCTATCATACTTATGTAGGTTCGCTAAAAACAGATTATATGCAAGATGGTCAAGAATTTGATATGGTTTTTGGCGGCAAAGTAAAAATTACTAAAAAAGGAGACAAAACCTTTGTAAATGGTTCAGAAATTACTGGATCTATAGAAACTTCTAATGGTATCATTCATGTGATAAACGATGTTTTGTTACCAAAATAA
- a CDS encoding nitrous oxide reductase family maturation protein NosD, with the protein MVSCRTIHVGKKQEIQSIKQGIALAKNNDTLYVHPGIYKEGNIIIDKSIVFLGIGYPILDGQKKFEVLSVKASNVMVQGFKLVNSGHAALDDPCAVKVYNQSNVQIINNKVLDNFFGIYIQNGNDCMVKGNVIVSNGTQEQLIGNGIHCWKSTNLKIIGNKIKGHRDGIYFEFVTNSVIWRNSSTHNVRYGLHFMFSNDDSYITNIFAHNGAGVAVMFTKNVKMFNNYFQENWGDSAYGLLLKEISDSYIFNNKFSQNTSGIYMEGTTRVKVEKNVFEANGWGMKIQASCMDNEVTANNFVKNTFDISTNGSLVLNTFNSNYWDKYEGYDLNKDGIGDVPYHPLSLFAVLTENTPSAMLLYRSFMITLLDKSEKVLPSITPDNFEDKTPLMKIMPL; encoded by the coding sequence ATGGTCTCTTGTAGAACCATTCATGTTGGAAAAAAACAGGAGATCCAATCGATAAAACAAGGAATTGCCCTTGCCAAAAATAACGATACGCTTTATGTACATCCAGGAATCTATAAAGAAGGAAATATTATTATCGATAAATCAATAGTTTTCTTAGGAATTGGTTATCCTATTTTAGATGGACAAAAAAAATTCGAAGTTCTTTCCGTCAAGGCGAGCAATGTAATGGTTCAAGGATTTAAACTTGTCAATTCAGGTCATGCAGCTCTTGATGATCCTTGTGCTGTAAAAGTTTACAATCAGTCAAACGTGCAGATTATAAATAATAAAGTGCTGGATAATTTTTTCGGAATTTACATTCAAAACGGAAATGATTGCATGGTAAAAGGAAATGTGATCGTATCTAATGGGACGCAGGAACAGCTAATAGGAAACGGAATTCACTGTTGGAAAAGTACTAACCTGAAAATTATCGGGAACAAAATTAAAGGCCATCGGGATGGAATCTATTTTGAGTTTGTGACCAATTCGGTTATCTGGAGGAATAGTTCTACACATAATGTTCGTTATGGTTTGCATTTTATGTTTTCCAATGACGATTCGTATATCACTAATATTTTTGCCCACAACGGGGCAGGAGTTGCGGTAATGTTTACAAAAAATGTCAAAATGTTTAATAATTACTTTCAGGAAAATTGGGGTGATTCTGCTTACGGATTGCTGTTAAAAGAAATTTCGGACAGTTATATTTTTAATAATAAATTTTCACAAAATACTTCCGGAATTTACATGGAAGGAACTACCAGAGTAAAGGTTGAAAAAAATGTTTTTGAAGCCAATGGTTGGGGTATGAAAATTCAGGCAAGTTGTATGGATAATGAAGTGACGGCCAATAATTTTGTTAAAAACACATTCGATATCAGTACCAACGGAAGTTTGGTTTTAAATACGTTCAATTCAAATTATTGGGATAAATATGAAGGTTATGACTTGAATAAAGACGGAATAGGAGATGTGCCTTATCATCCGCTGAGTCTTTTTGCGGTTTTAACCGAAAATACTCCTTCGGCCATGCTTTTGTACCGAAGTTTTATGATAACGCTTTTAGACAAATCAGAAAAAGTACTGCCCAGTATCACGCCTGATAATTTTGAAGACAAAACGCCCTTGATGAAGATAATGCCACTATGA
- a CDS encoding ABC transporter permease: MNKLIKIILFDILKNKIVVTYTLILAVLSWSSFLLEDNTSKGMLTILNVILFTIPLVAVLFSTIYIYNSFEFIELMLSQPIQRKKIWQSLFAALSLSLVVAFLIGAGIPLFIYSFDMLGFMMLVVGCLVTIVFVALAFLASIMTRDKAKGIGIAIMIWLYFALLFDGIVLFLLFQLSEYPIENMMVGLSALSPIDLARIQILLHMDASAMMGYTGAIFKDFFGTMMGLFVSFALLALWGILPFLISLRKFKTKDL; the protein is encoded by the coding sequence ATGAACAAACTAATTAAAATCATACTTTTTGATATTTTGAAGAATAAAATTGTAGTGACTTATACTTTAATTTTAGCAGTTTTGTCATGGAGTTCTTTTTTGTTGGAAGACAACACCTCAAAAGGAATGTTGACGATTTTGAATGTGATTTTATTCACCATTCCTTTAGTAGCGGTTCTTTTTTCTACGATTTACATTTACAATAGTTTTGAGTTTATTGAACTCATGCTGAGTCAGCCCATTCAACGAAAAAAAATATGGCAGAGTTTGTTCGCTGCTTTATCCCTTTCGCTTGTGGTCGCATTTCTTATAGGTGCTGGTATTCCTCTATTTATCTATTCGTTTGACATGTTGGGATTCATGATGCTCGTCGTAGGATGCTTAGTGACAATCGTTTTTGTGGCTTTAGCTTTTCTGGCGTCTATCATGACAAGGGACAAAGCAAAAGGCATTGGAATCGCCATTATGATATGGTTGTATTTTGCACTGCTTTTTGACGGAATTGTACTCTTTTTATTATTCCAGTTATCCGAATATCCTATTGAAAACATGATGGTTGGTCTTTCTGCGTTGAGTCCCATTGATTTGGCACGGATTCAAATCCTTTTGCACATGGATGCTTCGGCTATGATGGGGTACACAGGAGCTATTTTTAAAGACTTTTTTGGCACGATGATGGGTTTGTTCGTTTCGTTTGCACTTTTGGCCTTATGGGGTATTTTGCCCTTTTTGATTTCTTTGCGAAAATTCAAGACAAAAGATTTGTAA
- a CDS encoding nitrous oxide reductase accessory protein NosL, producing MKKVLLALVTILLGSCHPSGPQPLKLNIDSCDFCKMNISSGKHGAEIVTQKGRVYKFDDIGCMIRYAKENNETKIKDYFVNDFSKTNELIRAEQSVFLQGGTIQSPMNSKIIAFATLEEAKTQNNSLKATIVSWNDLKDSY from the coding sequence ATGAAAAAAGTTTTGCTTGCATTAGTAACTATTCTTCTAGGGTCTTGCCATCCTTCAGGTCCTCAACCGTTAAAGTTGAATATTGACAGTTGTGATTTTTGTAAAATGAACATTTCCAGCGGAAAACATGGTGCGGAGATTGTGACCCAAAAAGGAAGAGTTTACAAGTTTGACGATATTGGGTGTATGATTCGCTATGCCAAAGAAAATAATGAAACCAAAATAAAAGACTATTTTGTAAATGATTTTTCAAAAACAAATGAGCTTATTCGGGCGGAACAATCTGTTTTCTTGCAAGGAGGGACTATTCAAAGTCCAATGAATAGCAAAATAATTGCTTTTGCAACATTGGAAGAAGCAAAAACACAAAACAATTCGTTAAAAGCGACTATCGTTTCTTGGAACGATTTAAAAGACTCTTATTAA